A genomic window from Antedon mediterranea chromosome 4, ecAntMedi1.1, whole genome shotgun sequence includes:
- the LOC140047960 gene encoding uncharacterized protein, protein MNLEINPFETPMALSHPEPNRYQLLDKLLQIMEEQPKKSKGRFAGLRSRNVTTRLGHCFTNTCTKTFMFNCSNHCRLCENTFCDKCSMLVSPETIIVPLHKYQGHKQLRNTTIKVCQACNERVQTEWQMYSIDLRDGILSRIQKLDDLKKHAEWNIDTYNTAIREAREGTRHHKHKRLHQMRDQIDSILDEYDKTLYTLVRQHTNKMHLQYNGDFDQYRTDLDRLKRNIYDDLSLQERSCINVRSCFSRLCRCCCCCCFSKSTDYDYMDNNYNCSTLL, encoded by the exons AATTTAGAAATAAATCCGTTTGAAACGCCGATGGCTCTCTCTCATCCAGAGCCTAATCGCTATCAACTTTTAGACAAGTTGTTGCAGATAATGGAAGAACAACCAAAAA AATCCAAAGGACGTTTTGCAGGCCTGCGTAGTAGAAATGTAACAACACGACTGGGTCATTGTTTCACAAACACCTGCACAAAAACGTTTATGTTCAATTGCAGTAACCATTGTCGTCTTTGCGAAAACACCTTCTGTGACAAGTGTTCTATGCTCGTATCTCCGGAAACAATAATAg TTCCTCTACACAAATACCAAGGCCATAAACAATTAAGGAATACTACCATCAAAGTATGTCAGGCTTGTAATGAACGAGTGCAAACAGAGTGGCAGATGTATAGCATAGATCTACGGGATGGAATTCTAAGTAGAATACAG AAACTTGACGACCTGAAAAAACACGCGGAGTGGAATATCGACACATACAATACTGCAATCAGAGAAGCAAg AGAAGGTACGAGGCACCATAAGCATAAACGGTTACATCAAATGCGCGACCAAATTGATTCAATTCTTGACGAGTATGATAAAACTTT ATACACGCTGGTTCGTCAACATACAAACAAAATGCATCTACAATACAATGGGGATTTCGACCAATATAGAACAGATTTAGATCGACTAAAACGCAATATATATGATGATTTAAGTTTACAAGAGAGAAGTTGTATAAACGTAAGAAGTTGTTTTTCCCGTCTTTGCCgttgttgttgctgttgctgcTTCAGTAAATCTACAGACTACGATTATATGGACAATAACTATAACTGCAGTACATTGTTATAA